From the Priestia koreensis genome, one window contains:
- a CDS encoding protein-glutamate methylesterase/protein-glutamine glutaminase, with amino-acid sequence MKKIRVLIVDDSAFMRKLVTDFLSEDERIEVVGTARNGEDGLKKVASLHPDVVTLDVEMPVMNGLQMLETLMKHSPVPVIMLSSTTYEGAYNTIVAMQYGAIEFIAKPSGSISLDLHKIKEELISKVILASRANIISMKQTIDRTHKKDSEKMESYSKIELSKESKKSTISLKPIVCIGSSTGGPRALQEVLTKLPHHFQAPIVIVQHMPAGFTKSLANRLDSLCQIHVKEAENGEILKPGVAYIAPGGFHTTVKKMGTTLAITTDETPPLRGHRPAVDVLFESVSLIQGYQKLAVILTGMGSDGTEGMKKLKQTGHTKAIAESEKTSVVYGMPKAAVATNLVDEIKDLHDIGEAIVHTVVQWSRGGN; translated from the coding sequence TTGAAGAAGATTAGGGTGCTTATTGTTGATGACTCAGCATTTATGAGGAAGTTAGTAACGGATTTTTTAAGTGAAGATGAACGTATTGAGGTGGTTGGAACAGCGAGAAACGGAGAAGATGGATTGAAAAAAGTCGCCTCGTTGCATCCCGATGTCGTGACGCTTGACGTCGAGATGCCTGTTATGAATGGACTTCAGATGTTAGAAACGTTAATGAAGCATAGCCCTGTTCCTGTGATTATGCTCTCAAGCACTACATATGAAGGGGCTTATAATACGATTGTTGCGATGCAATATGGAGCGATTGAATTTATTGCCAAACCATCAGGCTCCATTTCATTAGATCTTCACAAGATAAAAGAAGAGCTCATTTCAAAAGTAATATTGGCAAGTCGGGCGAACATCATTTCGATGAAGCAAACAATTGACCGCACACATAAAAAAGATAGTGAGAAAATGGAAAGTTATAGTAAAATAGAACTATCTAAAGAGTCGAAAAAGAGTACAATTAGTTTAAAGCCAATTGTGTGTATAGGCTCATCAACAGGAGGACCAAGGGCGCTTCAAGAAGTGCTAACAAAGCTTCCTCATCATTTTCAAGCACCGATTGTTATTGTGCAGCATATGCCCGCTGGATTCACAAAGTCACTCGCTAATCGTCTGGATAGCCTTTGTCAGATTCACGTGAAAGAAGCGGAGAATGGTGAAATCCTGAAGCCTGGGGTCGCCTATATTGCGCCAGGTGGTTTTCATACAACCGTTAAAAAGATGGGAACAACTCTTGCGATTACAACGGATGAAACTCCACCGTTAAGAGGGCATCGTCCAGCTGTAGATGTCTTATTCGAATCTGTCAGCTTAATTCAAGGTTATCAAAAATTAGCGGTTATTTTAACTGGTATGGGATCAGATGGAACAGAGGGAATGAAAAAGCTAAAACAAACGGGTCATACAAAAGCGATCGCTGAGTCTGAAAAAACATCAGTTGTGTACGGCATGCCCAAAGCAGCGGTAGCAACTAATCTTGTTGATGAAATCAAAGATCTCCATGATATTGGAGAGGCAATCGTTCATACTGTCGTACAGTGGAGCAGAGGGGGCAATTAA
- a CDS encoding MinD/ParA family protein, with product MHDQAEQLRMQMQQMIERSPLKTMAVVSGKGGVGKSNFLLNFALAQCKKGKKVLLFDLDIGMGNIDMLLGSTSSKTIVNMFENGDRLEALIQKGPHNLSYVAGGTGLVNILEFTAEKIHYLIQEMEAIAHDYDYFMFDLGAGMSESYVRFLKAVSKIVVVTTPEPTSLMDAYAAIKLFSANGVTGKIDIIVNRADTKQEGVLTFNRLETVVNKFLDKDVELLGIIPNDRSVSRAVMARSPFILSQAASPASRSILKMAYEEDHQREEGLETQGSFLKRLKQFFLER from the coding sequence ATGCATGATCAAGCGGAGCAATTAAGAATGCAAATGCAACAAATGATTGAACGTTCCCCCCTCAAAACAATGGCTGTTGTTAGTGGAAAGGGAGGGGTAGGAAAGTCAAATTTTTTACTTAATTTTGCTTTAGCACAGTGTAAAAAAGGGAAAAAAGTGCTTCTTTTTGATTTGGATATCGGAATGGGCAACATTGATATGCTACTAGGAAGCACCTCTTCGAAAACCATCGTTAACATGTTTGAAAACGGAGATCGTCTCGAGGCACTTATTCAAAAGGGACCGCATAACCTCTCTTATGTAGCAGGAGGAACGGGTCTTGTGAATATATTAGAGTTTACGGCTGAAAAAATTCATTACTTAATTCAAGAAATGGAAGCAATTGCTCATGACTATGACTATTTTATGTTTGATTTAGGAGCAGGAATGTCAGAGAGCTATGTTCGGTTTTTGAAAGCTGTGAGCAAAATTGTTGTCGTAACAACTCCAGAGCCGACATCCCTTATGGATGCTTATGCTGCAATTAAACTTTTTTCAGCAAATGGGGTAACGGGAAAGATTGATATTATCGTCAATCGAGCCGATACAAAGCAAGAGGGCGTTCTTACATTCAACCGATTAGAAACCGTCGTGAACAAGTTTTTGGATAAGGACGTTGAATTATTGGGGATCATCCCCAATGATCGGTCGGTAAGTCGGGCGGTGATGGCTCGTTCGCCTTTTATCCTTTCACAAGCTGCTTCTCCTGCCAGCCGCTCTATTCTGAAGATGGCGTACGAGGAAGACCACCAAAGAGAAGAAGGCCTTGAAACACAGGGGAGCTTTTTAAAACGTTTAAAACAATTTTTCCTAGAAAGGTAG
- the flhF gene encoding flagellar biosynthesis protein FlhF has protein sequence MKIKRYVAPSMPEAMRLIRNELGSQAVILNSKPLRTGGILGLFAKKQVEVVAGVDVTPAFQKKEAMKAEVTPSPMTEAVTSDELGIMKQLDELKRKREAEEAQRSKSPRVTPALQHLLQSLREHEVAASVLQHLGNDLAETNPSEVYQKANEWIQQKIAPYVEERRLFPKKYIMLVGPTGVGKTTTLAKIASKYVIEQQKKIAFITTDTYRIGAVEQLRTYAYILNVPVEVCYNRDDFKEAIRKFQDYDYVFIDTAGRNFKEEKYIDQLKEIVHYENEVEKVLVLALTARYRDMVRVYKQFQTIGVDSIILTKSEETDILGAALNFTFHHQQPLAYITNGQNVPDDIFAPSASYIAKTLLGEERDA, from the coding sequence ATGAAAATAAAGCGATATGTAGCACCGTCTATGCCAGAAGCGATGAGGCTGATTCGTAATGAACTCGGTTCACAAGCGGTTATTCTCAATTCGAAACCCCTTCGTACGGGAGGGATTTTGGGGTTATTTGCTAAGAAGCAGGTAGAAGTAGTAGCAGGTGTTGATGTAACGCCTGCTTTTCAAAAGAAAGAAGCGATGAAAGCAGAAGTCACGCCATCGCCAATGACAGAGGCTGTGACGTCAGATGAATTAGGCATCATGAAGCAGCTAGATGAACTAAAAAGAAAACGAGAAGCAGAGGAAGCGCAGCGAAGCAAATCTCCGCGTGTAACACCTGCTTTGCAACACTTGCTTCAATCACTTCGAGAACACGAAGTGGCAGCTTCAGTTTTGCAACATCTAGGGAATGACTTAGCAGAAACAAATCCTTCAGAAGTGTATCAAAAAGCAAACGAATGGATTCAGCAGAAAATAGCGCCTTATGTAGAAGAAAGGCGATTATTTCCCAAAAAATATATTATGCTTGTTGGTCCTACAGGAGTAGGGAAAACGACAACGCTCGCTAAAATCGCATCCAAGTACGTAATTGAGCAACAAAAAAAAATCGCGTTTATTACAACGGATACGTATCGGATTGGCGCTGTTGAACAGCTTCGGACATATGCGTATATTTTAAATGTTCCTGTAGAGGTTTGCTACAATCGCGATGATTTCAAAGAGGCGATCCGCAAATTTCAGGACTACGATTATGTGTTTATTGACACCGCTGGTCGTAACTTTAAAGAAGAAAAATACATCGATCAGTTGAAAGAAATTGTTCATTATGAAAACGAGGTTGAAAAAGTGCTCGTCTTAGCGCTAACAGCTAGGTATCGAGATATGGTTCGTGTATACAAACAGTTCCAGACGATTGGCGTTGATTCTATTATTCTCACTAAATCAGAAGAGACGGATATTTTAGGAGCAGCGCTTAATTTTACGTTTCATCATCAACAACCACTTGCCTATATTACAAACGGACAAAACGTGCCGGACGATATTTTTGCACCAAGTGCTTCATACATTGCCAAAACTCTATTAGGAGAAGAGCGAGATGCATGA
- the flhA gene encoding flagellar biosynthesis protein FlhA, whose product MQARDFPVILGVVLIIIMLVIPLPTWLLSILIMLNISLALLVLLVSMNMKEPLELSVFPSLLLVLTLFRLGLNVSTTRAILGTGEGGGVVETFGHFVIGGNALVGFVVFIILIIIQFIVITKGAERVSEVAARFTLDAMPGKQMSIDADLNAGAISEHQAIERREKIQREADFYGSMDGASKFVKGDAIAGIIITIINVLFGMIIGMVQMDMSLTEASQTFTLLSVGDGLVSQIPALMISTATGIIVTRAASNGNLGQDITSQLFAFPTMLYVTGATIILLGLVTPINDIITLPIGGLLAVGGYFISRARKPADPMDTAEMDEEIQADEMKSPESVVNLLSVDPIEFEFGYGLIPLADTNQGGDLLDRIVMIRRQLALEMGLVIPVVRIRDNIQLQPNEYRLKIKGSEMATGELLLDHYLAISPGNDDDLIEGIPTVEPAFNMPAKWITESVKEEAEMMGYTVVDPPSVVSTHITEIIKTYAHELLGRQETKQLIDHMKETYPIIVDEVTPSPLSVGEVQRVLANLLKEKISIRNLPVIFETLADYGKMTNDTDLLTEYVRQGLSRQITNQYMTDEQSLKVVTLSGRAEKILAEGVQQTEHGNYLSLDPQSSQALLENIAQQVEQMAIHAQTPIILCSPAVRMYVRQLIERYLPHVAVLSYNELEATIEVQSVGVVNVA is encoded by the coding sequence ATGCAAGCAAGAGATTTTCCCGTTATTTTAGGTGTTGTATTAATCATCATTATGCTCGTCATTCCATTACCGACGTGGTTATTAAGTATTTTAATCATGTTAAATATTTCTCTTGCGCTTTTAGTATTGCTGGTCTCTATGAATATGAAGGAACCGCTTGAACTCTCCGTGTTTCCGTCACTACTATTAGTGTTAACTCTTTTTCGTCTCGGGTTAAATGTCTCCACTACTCGAGCCATTTTAGGGACGGGGGAAGGTGGAGGCGTTGTTGAAACGTTCGGCCACTTTGTTATTGGCGGCAATGCGCTCGTTGGTTTTGTTGTTTTTATCATCTTAATTATCATTCAATTTATTGTTATCACAAAAGGTGCTGAGCGCGTATCGGAAGTAGCAGCGCGCTTTACGTTGGACGCGATGCCTGGGAAACAAATGAGTATTGATGCGGATTTAAACGCTGGCGCCATTTCTGAGCATCAAGCCATTGAGCGCCGGGAGAAAATTCAGCGTGAAGCAGACTTTTACGGCTCCATGGACGGAGCGAGTAAGTTTGTAAAAGGGGACGCAATTGCCGGCATCATTATTACCATTATCAACGTCTTGTTTGGAATGATAATTGGAATGGTGCAAATGGATATGTCTCTAACCGAAGCTTCACAAACTTTTACTCTCTTATCGGTAGGGGACGGTCTTGTGAGTCAAATTCCGGCTTTAATGATTTCAACCGCAACAGGAATTATTGTCACGCGAGCAGCATCAAATGGAAACCTTGGCCAAGATATTACGAGCCAATTGTTTGCATTCCCAACCATGCTATATGTAACAGGTGCAACCATCATATTATTAGGTCTTGTCACACCGATTAACGATATTATTACTCTACCCATTGGTGGCCTTTTAGCTGTGGGAGGTTATTTTATCTCTAGAGCACGTAAGCCAGCTGATCCTATGGATACGGCAGAAATGGATGAAGAAATTCAAGCCGATGAAATGAAGAGTCCTGAAAGTGTAGTAAATCTTTTAAGTGTTGATCCCATTGAATTTGAATTTGGTTATGGATTAATTCCGTTGGCTGATACGAATCAAGGAGGAGACCTTTTAGACCGGATCGTCATGATTCGTCGGCAGCTCGCTCTTGAAATGGGACTGGTTATTCCGGTTGTCAGAATTCGAGATAATATTCAGCTACAGCCGAATGAATATCGCTTAAAAATTAAAGGAAGTGAGATGGCCACAGGGGAATTGTTGCTCGATCATTATTTAGCCATTAGTCCGGGAAATGATGATGATCTGATCGAAGGAATTCCAACGGTTGAGCCAGCGTTTAATATGCCGGCGAAATGGATTACAGAGTCGGTAAAAGAGGAGGCTGAAATGATGGGCTACACGGTTGTCGATCCGCCGTCAGTCGTTTCGACTCATATTACCGAAATTATTAAAACATACGCACATGAGCTACTTGGTCGTCAAGAAACGAAGCAGCTGATTGATCATATGAAAGAAACATATCCAATTATTGTCGACGAAGTCACGCCATCGCCTCTATCGGTAGGAGAGGTTCAGCGCGTGTTAGCGAACCTTTTAAAAGAGAAGATATCCATTCGGAATTTACCGGTTATTTTCGAAACGTTAGCTGACTACGGAAAGATGACAAATGATACAGATTTACTAACCGAATACGTACGACAAGGTCTGTCGCGCCAAATTACGAATCAGTATATGACAGATGAGCAATCGTTGAAGGTTGTCACACTATCAGGCCGTGCCGAAAAAATACTTGCTGAAGGTGTACAGCAAACGGAGCATGGAAATTATCTATCTCTAGATCCACAGTCGTCACAGGCGCTTCTTGAAAATATTGCGCAGCAGGTAGAACAAATGGCTATTCATGCACAAACGCCGATTATTTTATGTTCGCCGGCTGTTCGGATGTACGTAAGACAGTTAATTGAACGGTATTTGCCACACGTGGCTGTTCTATCCTATAACGAATTAGAAGCAACAATCGAAGTGCAAAGTGTTGGGGTGGTGAACGTAGCATGA
- the flhB gene encoding flagellar biosynthesis protein FlhB translates to MKQLKLDLQFFAGEKTEKATPKKRQDSRKKGQVAKSQDVTTAIILLLSFLYFSFGAGNLFEQIRMLLVHSLQEYLAKDVTESNVFTILMELLPKIALAVGPIFLVVIVGALIANFMQVGFLISAESLKPNLNKINPISGAKRIFSMRAIVELLKSLLKVSLIGVATFSILWINHTEILLLSQKTVGAALVTISKLVLQMGLTGSAILLFLAFLDYLYQKFDFEKSIRMSKQDIKDEYKNIEGDPHIKGKIKQKQREMAMSRMMQEVPNADVVITNPTHYAIALKYDEAKMDAPYVIASGVDFMAQKIKAIAKSHEVVMVENRPLARALYDQTDVGDAVPEEFFKTIAEILAYVYRLKNKV, encoded by the coding sequence ATGAAGCAACTCAAACTTGATTTGCAGTTCTTTGCCGGAGAAAAAACAGAAAAAGCGACACCGAAAAAAAGGCAGGACTCCAGAAAAAAAGGCCAAGTAGCCAAAAGTCAGGATGTTACGACAGCGATCATTCTTCTTCTTTCCTTCCTATATTTTAGCTTTGGTGCAGGAAATTTATTTGAACAAATTCGAATGCTTCTGGTTCATAGCTTACAAGAGTATCTTGCAAAAGATGTAACGGAGTCAAACGTCTTTACGATTTTAATGGAGTTGCTTCCAAAGATTGCTCTTGCAGTAGGCCCTATTTTTCTTGTTGTGATCGTAGGAGCTCTCATTGCAAACTTTATGCAAGTAGGCTTTTTAATTTCAGCGGAATCGTTAAAACCAAACCTGAATAAAATTAATCCGATTAGCGGTGCCAAACGTATTTTCTCCATGCGCGCTATTGTTGAACTATTAAAGTCGTTACTAAAGGTAAGTTTAATAGGTGTTGCAACCTTCTCAATTTTATGGATTAATCATACGGAAATTTTACTTCTATCACAAAAGACGGTAGGAGCGGCGCTTGTGACGATCTCAAAATTAGTGCTTCAAATGGGTTTAACCGGCTCTGCTATTTTATTATTTTTAGCATTTCTTGATTATCTGTATCAGAAATTCGACTTTGAAAAAAGTATTCGTATGTCGAAGCAAGACATTAAAGATGAATACAAAAATATCGAAGGGGACCCCCATATAAAGGGGAAAATTAAGCAGAAGCAGCGTGAAATGGCCATGTCGCGGATGATGCAGGAAGTACCAAATGCAGATGTTGTCATCACGAATCCAACTCACTATGCAATCGCACTAAAATATGATGAAGCGAAGATGGATGCTCCCTATGTCATTGCAAGCGGAGTGGATTTCATGGCGCAAAAGATCAAGGCAATTGCTAAAAGTCATGAGGTCGTGATGGTTGAAAATCGGCCACTTGCGCGGGCTCTCTATGATCAAACGGATGTTGGGGATGCAGTCCCAGAAGAATTTTTCAAAACGATTGCTGAAATTTTAGCGTATGTTTATCGATTAAAGAATAAAGTATAA
- the fliR gene encoding flagellar biosynthetic protein FliR, producing the protein MEQILQIIPVFLLVLVRITSFFVTVPLFSYRNIPTSHKIGLSVSLSFIVINVVKLPNIQLDDLFIMLVVKECLVGLSIGLIAYLVMMAIQIAGGLIDFQMGFTIANVIDPQNGTQSPLMGQYLYIIALLFLLSVNGHYLLIDGIYYSYQMIKVDELSIHIGSGLFAKQFITAFSTMFLIAVQMSLPIVGSIFLVDIALGIVARTVPQLNIFVIGFPIKIIASFALLTIVMGSMMMVVQKIFEQMLTFMQGLMRVLGGM; encoded by the coding sequence ATGGAGCAGATTCTACAGATTATTCCCGTCTTTCTTTTAGTATTGGTTCGAATTACGTCTTTTTTTGTGACGGTACCGCTTTTCTCGTATCGAAACATTCCCACATCGCACAAAATTGGCCTGTCTGTTTCACTATCGTTTATCGTCATTAATGTTGTAAAGCTTCCCAACATTCAGCTCGATGATCTTTTCATCATGCTTGTTGTAAAGGAATGCTTAGTTGGTCTAAGTATCGGCTTAATTGCTTACCTTGTTATGATGGCCATTCAAATTGCTGGGGGTCTTATTGACTTCCAAATGGGATTTACCATTGCCAATGTAATCGATCCTCAAAATGGAACACAGAGCCCGCTTATGGGTCAATATTTATACATCATTGCCCTTCTATTTCTATTATCGGTTAACGGTCATTATTTATTAATAGATGGGATCTATTATAGTTATCAAATGATAAAGGTAGATGAACTAAGTATTCATATAGGAAGTGGCCTTTTTGCGAAGCAATTTATCACTGCTTTTTCAACGATGTTTTTAATTGCTGTTCAGATGTCACTACCAATTGTCGGATCGATTTTTCTTGTCGACATTGCGCTTGGAATTGTCGCGCGAACGGTACCACAACTTAATATTTTTGTTATTGGTTTTCCGATTAAGATCATCGCTTCTTTTGCGCTACTAACAATCGTAATGGGAAGTATGATGATGGTCGTTCAAAAGATTTTTGAACAAATGCTAACATTCATGCAAGGCTTGATGAGGGTTTTAGGAGGAATGTGA
- the fliQ gene encoding flagellar biosynthesis protein FliQ: MSGEFVISIAEKGIYTVLIVCGPLLLIALVVGLIVSIFQATTQIQEQTLAFIPKIVAVMLGIVLFGPWMLSKMISFTHDIFANLYRYIG; encoded by the coding sequence ATGAGTGGAGAATTTGTAATTTCAATTGCCGAAAAGGGCATTTACACCGTGCTAATTGTATGTGGACCGCTATTATTGATTGCGCTTGTAGTAGGTTTGATCGTCAGTATTTTTCAGGCGACCACACAAATTCAGGAACAGACGCTTGCGTTCATTCCAAAAATCGTGGCGGTTATGCTTGGTATTGTGTTATTTGGACCTTGGATGCTATCAAAAATGATTAGTTTTACACACGACATATTCGCCAATCTGTATCGGTATATAGGGTAG
- the fliP gene encoding flagellar type III secretion system pore protein FliP (The bacterial flagellar biogenesis protein FliP forms a type III secretion system (T3SS)-type pore required for flagellar assembly.), whose translation MNDVMQLFNGSDPGNVSTTVKLLLLLTVFSLAPSILILMTCFTRIVIVLSFVRTSLGTQQMPPNQVIVGLALFLTFFVMAPTFSEVNKEALQPLFDEKITLNQAYDRAAVPLKEFMSKNTRQKDLALFLEYAKLERPKSVEDIPLTALVPAFAISELKTAFQIGFMIFIPFLVIDMIVASVLMSMGMMMLPPVMISLPFKILLFVLVDGWNLVVKSLLQSFS comes from the coding sequence ATGAATGATGTAATGCAACTTTTTAATGGAAGCGATCCGGGAAACGTATCGACAACAGTTAAGCTGCTGCTACTGCTCACCGTCTTCTCTCTTGCTCCGAGTATTTTAATTTTAATGACGTGCTTTACCCGTATCGTTATTGTTTTATCGTTTGTAAGAACGTCCTTAGGGACACAGCAAATGCCGCCTAACCAAGTCATTGTAGGGCTCGCATTGTTTTTAACCTTTTTTGTCATGGCACCAACATTTTCAGAGGTGAATAAAGAGGCATTGCAGCCGTTATTCGATGAAAAAATTACGCTAAACCAAGCCTATGACCGAGCGGCTGTTCCGCTCAAAGAATTTATGAGTAAAAATACGCGGCAGAAGGATTTAGCTTTATTTCTTGAATATGCAAAATTAGAGCGACCAAAGTCTGTAGAAGATATTCCGCTTACGGCGCTTGTACCCGCATTTGCGATTAGTGAGCTAAAAACCGCCTTTCAAATCGGTTTTATGATTTTTATTCCGTTTTTAGTCATCGACATGATTGTCGCCAGTGTCCTTATGTCGATGGGGATGATGATGTTGCCACCGGTTATGATTTCATTACCTTTTAAAATACTGTTATTTGTTTTAGTGGATGGGTGGAACCTCGTAGTGAAATCACTATTACAAAGCTTTTCGTAG
- a CDS encoding flagellar biosynthetic protein FliO, translated as MRIKKIVILILSCLLLITPRVAFAEGNQTVKECVEAKDKCQDTKTPDRESNEVSSNEMVSGWDFFKMFLAFAFVIALLYLLLRFLNKRQHGLRSNKLIQNLGGTALGSNRSIQVVKVGERLLVLGVGESVQLLSEVTGDEKEQLIELHSQLNQQTIEPSKMLGQFKWPFLKEKPGQTPKFNQVLKKEMNEIITKRKQTFEHVEKDENKYE; from the coding sequence ATGCGTATAAAGAAAATAGTCATACTCATCCTCTCCTGCCTGCTTTTGATTACACCTCGTGTTGCTTTTGCAGAGGGAAATCAAACGGTGAAGGAATGTGTGGAAGCGAAAGATAAATGTCAAGATACGAAAACTCCCGACAGAGAATCGAACGAAGTCTCATCTAACGAGATGGTCTCTGGTTGGGATTTTTTTAAGATGTTTCTCGCTTTTGCGTTTGTAATAGCGCTGCTTTATTTATTGCTTCGCTTTTTAAACAAACGTCAGCACGGGTTACGATCCAATAAACTCATTCAGAACTTGGGGGGAACGGCTCTTGGAAGCAATCGTTCCATTCAAGTAGTGAAGGTTGGCGAACGCCTTCTTGTGCTAGGTGTAGGAGAGAGTGTCCAACTTCTATCAGAGGTGACGGGCGATGAGAAAGAACAGTTGATTGAACTACATAGTCAGCTAAATCAACAAACCATAGAGCCAAGTAAAATGTTAGGGCAGTTTAAATGGCCGTTTCTGAAAGAAAAGCCGGGACAAACGCCTAAGTTTAACCAAGTGCTCAAAAAAGAAATGAACGAGATAATCACAAAACGTAAGCAAACATTTGAGCACGTAGAAAAGGACGAGAATAAGTATGAATGA